The following coding sequences are from one Granulicella sp. L56 window:
- the dcp gene encoding peptidyl-dipeptidase Dcp: MNTIRPRKNKFLMPRMCLLTAASAIALSLGAAPAFAAGAEFGPSNPFYAASTLPFQAPPFDKIKDSDYQPAIEAGMAQQLVEMKALADNPAPPTFENTLVAMEKTGQLFDRVMMVFNGVTGANMDPELQKVQDIEAPKLAAHDDAIYLDSKLFHRVETIYKERESLKLDSESLKLVDFYYKKFVHSGANLSDDDKAKLKKLNEEESTLSNAFITKLLAATKDAAYVTTDKAALAGMSDAQIAAAAEAAKERGKQGWVLPLQNTTQQPGLVSLSNRETRKALFEDSWTRAERGNADDTRATIARLAQVRAEKAKLLGYPNFAAWTLENQMAKTPEAALKFMDALVPAASAKAASEAKDIQAVIDAQKGGFTVEPWDWEFYSEQVRKAKYDLDESQVKPYFELSNVLQNGVFYAANQLYGLTFKERKDIPVYNPDVRVFEVFDANGKPLALFYCDYFKRDNKNGGAWMDVFMGQSKLLGTLPVVYNVANFQKPAAGEPALISFSDVTTMFHEFGHGLHGMFADTEYPSLSGTSVARDFVEFPSQFNEHWASYPAVFKHFAKNYKTGEPMPDELAAKIKKAATFNQGYELTELLAAAELDMQWHTLPSTATLQGPDAFEKEALEKTHLDISYVPPRYRSSYFMHIWGNGYAAGYYAYLWTEMLDDDAYQWFEDNGGLTRANGERFRRMVLSRGNTEDLAKMYATWLGKQPNVEPMLKDRGLEPAGK, translated from the coding sequence CTCCTGCATTCGCTGCCGGTGCGGAGTTTGGACCGTCGAATCCGTTTTATGCCGCTAGCACGCTACCGTTTCAGGCGCCGCCGTTCGACAAGATCAAGGACAGCGACTACCAGCCTGCGATTGAAGCTGGCATGGCGCAACAGCTCGTCGAGATGAAGGCGCTTGCCGATAATCCCGCCCCGCCGACCTTCGAGAACACGCTGGTGGCGATGGAGAAGACGGGTCAGTTGTTCGACCGCGTGATGATGGTGTTCAACGGCGTTACCGGCGCGAACATGGACCCCGAGCTGCAAAAGGTGCAGGACATCGAAGCGCCGAAGCTGGCCGCGCATGACGACGCCATCTATCTGGACTCGAAGCTCTTTCATCGCGTCGAGACGATTTACAAGGAGCGCGAATCGCTCAAGCTCGATTCTGAGTCACTAAAGCTTGTGGACTTCTATTACAAAAAGTTTGTCCACTCCGGTGCGAACCTCTCCGATGATGACAAGGCGAAGCTCAAGAAGTTGAACGAAGAGGAGTCGACGCTCTCGAATGCCTTTATCACCAAGCTGCTGGCTGCGACCAAGGATGCGGCTTATGTGACGACCGACAAGGCAGCGTTAGCAGGAATGAGCGATGCGCAGATCGCCGCAGCGGCCGAGGCGGCCAAGGAGCGCGGTAAGCAGGGTTGGGTGCTTCCGCTGCAGAACACGACACAGCAGCCGGGCCTCGTTTCGTTGAGCAATCGCGAGACACGCAAGGCGCTATTTGAGGACTCGTGGACGCGAGCGGAACGCGGCAACGCGGACGATACGCGCGCCACCATCGCGCGGCTGGCGCAAGTTCGTGCCGAGAAGGCGAAGCTGCTCGGCTATCCGAACTTTGCAGCGTGGACGCTCGAGAACCAGATGGCGAAGACACCCGAGGCAGCGCTGAAGTTTATGGATGCGCTGGTTCCGGCGGCATCGGCGAAGGCTGCATCTGAGGCCAAGGATATTCAAGCCGTGATTGATGCGCAGAAGGGCGGCTTTACTGTCGAGCCGTGGGATTGGGAGTTTTATTCCGAGCAGGTGCGCAAGGCCAAATATGATCTGGATGAGTCGCAGGTCAAGCCCTACTTTGAGTTGAGCAACGTGCTGCAGAATGGCGTGTTCTACGCCGCGAATCAGCTCTACGGTCTGACGTTCAAAGAGCGAAAGGACATTCCCGTCTACAACCCAGACGTGCGCGTCTTCGAGGTCTTCGATGCGAATGGCAAGCCGCTGGCGCTGTTTTACTGCGACTACTTCAAGCGCGACAACAAGAACGGCGGCGCGTGGATGGATGTCTTCATGGGCCAGTCCAAGCTGCTGGGCACGCTGCCTGTGGTCTATAACGTCGCCAACTTTCAAAAGCCTGCGGCGGGCGAGCCAGCGCTGATCAGTTTTTCTGATGTGACCACGATGTTCCACGAGTTTGGCCATGGGCTGCATGGCATGTTTGCCGATACCGAATATCCGAGCCTTTCTGGAACTTCGGTGGCGCGTGACTTCGTGGAGTTCCCATCGCAGTTCAATGAGCACTGGGCGAGCTATCCAGCGGTCTTCAAACACTTCGCGAAGAACTACAAGACTGGCGAGCCGATGCCCGACGAACTGGCTGCAAAGATCAAGAAGGCAGCAACCTTCAATCAGGGATACGAGTTGACGGAGTTGCTGGCCGCGGCAGAGCTTGATATGCAGTGGCACACGCTGCCTTCCACTGCAACTTTGCAGGGTCCCGATGCGTTTGAAAAAGAGGCTCTGGAGAAGACGCATCTCGATATCAGCTATGTTCCGCCGCGTTATCGCTCGAGCTACTTCATGCACATCTGGGGCAATGGCTATGCGGCTGGCTACTACGCCTATCTTTGGACCGAGATGCTCGACGACGATGCGTACCAATGGTTCGAGGACAACGGGGGCCTGACTCGTGCCAATGGAGAGCGCTTCCGCCGCATGGTTCTTTCGCGGGGCAATACCGAGGACCTGGCGAAGATGTATGCGACCTGGCTGGGCAAGCAACCGAATGTCGAGCCGATGTTGAAAGACCGCGGCTTGGAGCCCGCCGGCAAATAA